One window of Robiginitalea biformata HTCC2501 genomic DNA carries:
- a CDS encoding LacI family DNA-binding transcriptional regulator: MKPKLTLKDIARELDVSISTVSKALKNSEEISTDTKEKIQAFARLYNYKPNNIAISLKNKRTKNIGVIIPDIVHHFFTTVFRGIEKYANQRGYNVIVCISDESFDREVINMELLANGSIDGFIMALSAETQKRQDFNHLREVTEQGIPLVLFDRVTDQIACDKVIIDDEAAGRDATRRLLESGRRRVALFTTQSYLNVSAKREVGYRKALEAAGLQVDPELILRLPYQYEEEQASEAFFKSRKFDAVLCVNEIFAIRGMRLAIKLGLRVPEDVAFIGFTDGILSRYSTPSLTTVDQRGEAMGERAAEMLIQKVEDRFDEADPTQFRTEVIPVQLIERESAVLGKPTKADG; this comes from the coding sequence GTGAAACCAAAACTCACCTTAAAAGATATTGCCCGGGAACTGGATGTATCCATTTCCACAGTTTCCAAAGCGCTGAAGAACAGCGAGGAAATCAGTACGGATACCAAGGAGAAAATCCAGGCTTTTGCCAGGCTGTACAATTACAAGCCGAACAATATCGCTATCAGCCTCAAAAACAAGCGTACCAAAAATATCGGGGTGATCATCCCGGACATCGTCCACCATTTCTTTACGACCGTTTTCCGGGGGATTGAAAAATACGCGAACCAGCGGGGGTACAACGTAATCGTCTGCATCTCGGACGAATCCTTTGACCGGGAGGTCATCAATATGGAATTGCTGGCCAATGGCAGCATCGACGGCTTTATCATGGCGCTTTCAGCGGAAACCCAGAAGCGGCAGGACTTCAACCACCTGCGGGAGGTCACCGAACAGGGCATCCCCCTGGTGCTCTTTGACCGGGTTACCGATCAGATTGCCTGCGATAAGGTGATTATCGACGATGAGGCGGCCGGCAGGGATGCCACCCGGAGACTCCTGGAAAGCGGCCGCAGGCGGGTTGCCCTGTTCACCACCCAAAGTTATCTGAACGTAAGCGCCAAACGGGAAGTGGGTTACAGGAAAGCCCTGGAGGCTGCCGGGCTTCAGGTAGACCCTGAACTCATCCTGCGCCTCCCGTACCAGTATGAAGAGGAACAGGCAAGCGAAGCATTTTTCAAAAGCCGGAAATTCGACGCCGTACTTTGCGTGAATGAGATTTTCGCCATCCGCGGGATGCGCCTGGCCATCAAGCTCGGGTTGCGGGTTCCGGAGGACGTGGCGTTTATCGGTTTTACGGACGGCATCCTCTCCCGCTATTCCACCCCGAGCCTGACCACTGTGGATCAGCGGGGCGAAGCCATGGGCGAGCGGGCAGCGGAAATGCTGATTCAAAAGGTGGAGGACCGTTTTGACGAGGCGGACCCGACCCAGTTCCGGACGGAGGTGATCCCTGTCCAACTCATCGAACGGGAATCGGCAGTTTTGGGAAAGCCGACAAAAGCCGACGGATAG
- the pgmB gene encoding beta-phosphoglucomutase yields MRGFIFDLDGVIVDTAKYHYLAWKHLADELGITFTEEDNERFKGVSRKRCLEILLEMGGMEVSGEQFNRWLHEKNEDYLSHISKMDASEILPDVPRVLDYLRDRNIPMALGSASKNARPILEKVGLLSYFNTIVDGNEVVKAKPDPQVFLLAAERLGVSPNQCVVFEDALAGIEAANKAGMQSIGIGDPDILTEADAVFRDFTEIDVDYLRGLLAGSQ; encoded by the coding sequence ATGAGAGGATTTATATTTGACCTGGACGGCGTTATTGTAGACACCGCAAAATACCATTACCTGGCCTGGAAGCACCTGGCCGACGAGCTCGGAATAACTTTTACAGAGGAAGACAACGAACGGTTCAAAGGGGTGAGCCGCAAGCGCTGCCTGGAGATCCTGCTCGAAATGGGCGGCATGGAGGTTTCCGGGGAACAGTTCAACCGCTGGCTGCACGAGAAAAACGAAGACTACCTTTCCCATATCAGCAAAATGGACGCCTCGGAGATTCTGCCGGATGTTCCCAGGGTGCTCGATTATCTGCGCGATCGCAACATCCCGATGGCCCTGGGGTCTGCCAGCAAGAATGCGCGTCCCATACTGGAAAAAGTCGGTTTGTTATCGTATTTTAATACCATTGTCGACGGGAATGAGGTGGTGAAGGCAAAGCCGGACCCCCAGGTTTTCCTGCTCGCGGCGGAACGCCTCGGCGTCTCCCCGAATCAGTGCGTCGTTTTTGAGGATGCACTGGCGGGAATCGAAGCTGCAAATAAAGCCGGGATGCAAAGCATCGGGATCGGGGATCCGGACATCCTTACGGAGGCGGACGCAGTTTTCAGGGATTTTACCGAGATCGACGTCGACTATTTACGCGGCCTGTTGGCCGGGAGCCAATAA
- a CDS encoding glycoside hydrolase family 65 protein, with the protein MNQDYIVPDPWSIIEDGYEPDRVKSSESLFSLGNGAMGQRANFEETYSGPTFQGSYIGGVYYPDKTRVGWWKNGYPEYFAKVLNAPNWIGIDIHIDGEPLDLAACSKVENFRRELNMQEGVYYRSFEAELPGGTRIAVKVTRFLSMEIDEVGAIRYAIQPLNRNAAISFEPYLDGGITNEDTNWDDPFWEVTSVESEGARAYIGAHTLKTHFDTCTFMHAVLERDGKAVDGDRQEVRGEKRIGHRYTADAEKGQELVLYKFGGYAADLNHPKGSLRKAADKALDQALSLGFDGLKKAQQDAWARIWEMSDITIEGDVRAQQGIRFNILHLNQTYTGRNSRLNIGPKGFTGEKYGGSTYWDTEAYCIPFYMATKDQQVARQLLKYRYNHLEKAIENAEKLGFSNGAALYPMVTMNGEECHNEWEITFEEIHRNSAIAFAIFNYFRYTGDYSYIPEMGLEVLIGIARFWYQRATFSKAKNKYVILGVTGPNEYENNVNNNWYTNYSARWCIRYAIEQLGKVKDGYPEDYDRVVGLTKLNPQEVSAWKKVADNLYFPYSEEHRVYLQQDGFLDKELITVENLDRKERPINQKWSWDRILRSPYIKQADTLQGFYFFESDFSLDQLERHFDFYEPFTVHESSLSPCVHSIQAARLGRMEQAYTFYLRTSRLDLDDYNKEVHEGLHITSMAGTWMSIVEGFGGMRIVDDKLSFSPRIPKEWKSYSFKINFRHRIIHVTVAPGQTRFELDGKEEMSIRVNGKRVVLTPGQTTTV; encoded by the coding sequence ATGAATCAGGATTATATCGTACCCGACCCGTGGTCCATCATCGAAGACGGCTATGAGCCGGATCGGGTAAAATCGTCTGAGAGCCTTTTCAGCCTTGGCAATGGCGCCATGGGCCAAAGGGCGAATTTTGAAGAAACCTACAGCGGCCCCACCTTCCAGGGCAGTTACATCGGCGGGGTCTACTACCCCGATAAAACCCGTGTCGGCTGGTGGAAAAACGGGTATCCCGAATATTTTGCCAAGGTGCTGAATGCCCCGAATTGGATCGGGATCGATATCCACATTGACGGGGAGCCACTGGACCTGGCGGCCTGCAGCAAAGTGGAAAATTTCCGGAGGGAACTCAACATGCAGGAAGGCGTCTACTACCGGAGCTTTGAGGCGGAACTCCCCGGCGGGACCCGGATTGCGGTAAAAGTCACCCGGTTCCTTTCAATGGAAATCGACGAGGTCGGGGCGATCCGCTATGCCATCCAACCGCTCAACCGGAATGCGGCTATTAGCTTTGAGCCCTACCTGGACGGGGGCATCACCAACGAGGATACCAACTGGGACGACCCCTTCTGGGAGGTCACCTCGGTGGAATCCGAAGGTGCGCGCGCCTACATCGGCGCCCATACGCTGAAGACCCATTTCGATACCTGCACCTTTATGCACGCCGTATTGGAACGGGACGGGAAAGCCGTGGACGGCGACCGGCAGGAAGTCCGGGGGGAAAAACGGATTGGCCACCGCTATACGGCCGATGCTGAAAAAGGCCAGGAACTGGTACTCTACAAATTCGGCGGGTATGCCGCCGACCTGAATCACCCTAAAGGTTCGCTGCGCAAAGCCGCAGACAAAGCCCTGGACCAGGCCCTGTCCCTCGGTTTCGACGGCCTGAAAAAAGCCCAGCAGGATGCCTGGGCGCGCATCTGGGAAATGAGCGATATCACCATCGAGGGGGACGTCCGGGCCCAGCAGGGAATCCGGTTCAATATCCTGCACCTGAACCAGACCTACACGGGGCGCAATTCGCGACTGAATATCGGCCCGAAAGGATTTACGGGGGAGAAGTACGGCGGCAGTACCTATTGGGATACCGAGGCGTACTGTATCCCGTTTTACATGGCCACCAAGGACCAGCAGGTGGCCCGTCAACTCCTCAAGTACCGGTACAACCACCTGGAAAAGGCCATCGAGAATGCGGAAAAACTGGGCTTCTCAAACGGGGCGGCCCTGTACCCCATGGTGACCATGAACGGGGAAGAGTGCCACAACGAATGGGAGATCACCTTTGAGGAGATCCACCGGAACAGCGCCATTGCCTTTGCCATCTTTAATTATTTCCGGTACACGGGAGATTACAGCTACATCCCGGAAATGGGCCTGGAAGTCCTGATCGGGATTGCCCGGTTCTGGTACCAGCGAGCCACGTTCTCAAAAGCGAAGAACAAATATGTGATCCTCGGCGTCACCGGCCCGAACGAATACGAGAACAACGTCAACAACAACTGGTACACGAATTACTCGGCCCGGTGGTGCATCCGCTATGCCATCGAACAACTCGGGAAGGTAAAAGACGGCTATCCGGAGGACTATGACCGGGTGGTGGGTCTGACGAAGCTGAACCCCCAGGAAGTCTCCGCCTGGAAGAAAGTAGCCGACAACCTCTATTTTCCATACAGCGAGGAGCACCGGGTGTACCTGCAGCAGGACGGGTTCCTGGACAAGGAGCTGATCACGGTGGAGAACCTGGACCGGAAAGAACGTCCCATCAACCAGAAATGGAGTTGGGACCGGATCCTGAGGTCGCCCTACATCAAGCAGGCCGATACGCTCCAGGGCTTTTATTTTTTCGAATCGGATTTCAGCCTGGACCAGCTCGAGCGGCACTTTGACTTCTACGAGCCCTTCACGGTCCACGAGTCTTCCCTTTCGCCCTGCGTGCACTCCATACAGGCAGCCCGGCTCGGGCGGATGGAACAGGCGTATACATTTTACCTGAGGACTTCCCGCCTGGATCTGGACGACTACAACAAGGAAGTCCACGAAGGGTTGCACATCACTTCCATGGCGGGTACCTGGATGAGTATTGTGGAAGGCTTTGGCGGGATGCGGATTGTGGATGATAAATTGTCTTTTTCCCCGAGGATCCCCAAGGAGTGGAAATCCTACTCCTTCAAGATCAATTTCCGGCACCGGATCATCCACGTCACCGTGGCTCCCGGGCAAACCCGGTTTGAACTCGACGGCAAGGAAGAAATGTCGATTCGCGTGAACGGCAAGCGGGTGGTGCTGACCCCCGGGCAGACCACAACCGTCTGA
- a CDS encoding glycoside hydrolase family 13 protein, with amino-acid sequence MKRCGTAGRLTLALLMLMLMSSPRHAAAQIRVEPPNWWAGMQSDTLQLLIHGPGLAAATARVDYPGLQLAGTHPGDSPNYLFLDLVLGPDLPSGTARIRLEAPGSPPLDLEYPFLARERPAGTYKGFGPEDVVYLITPDRFANGDPLNDSVAGMRETRVDRADDYARHGGDIRGIIGHLDYLSEMGFTAIWPSPLLTNDMERTSYHGYAITDLYEVDPRFGTLEDYRELADAARQRGMKLIMDQVVNHIGVSHWWMDDLPFGNWIHGQAAWEKGEPPRVTNHRRTVNQDPYAAAADRQLMDRGWFVPSMPDLNQDNPILARYLIQNSIWWIETLGLGGIRQDTYPYPEKHFMARWAGAIMAEYPNFNIVGEEWSYNPLLVGYWQDGANNRDGYRSHLRSTMDFPLQRALVEALRAEEGWDTGLNQLYEALANDFHYARPADLLFFGDNHDMDRLFTQLGRDIRLTEMALAFILTAPRTPQVYYGTEILMDNSEKPGDHGRIRSDFPGGWEGDAVNAFTGEGLSPAQLGMQESLRKLLQYRKDSRAIQAGETTHFAPEDGVYLMARVLGDETVVLVINKNEGPVLLDTGRFGELGLGGEQLRNVLTGAGILWADSVSLPRRGAYVFTTRQ; translated from the coding sequence GTGAAGCGATGCGGAACGGCCGGCCGCCTTACGCTGGCCTTACTAATGCTGATGCTGATGAGCAGTCCCCGGCACGCCGCCGCCCAGATTCGCGTTGAGCCTCCCAACTGGTGGGCAGGAATGCAGTCCGATACCCTGCAACTCCTGATCCACGGCCCCGGGCTGGCCGCCGCAACCGCCCGGGTGGATTACCCGGGGCTGCAACTTGCCGGCACGCATCCGGGGGATAGTCCGAACTACCTTTTCCTGGACCTGGTCCTGGGGCCGGACCTCCCGTCGGGGACGGCCCGCATCCGCCTGGAGGCCCCCGGCTCTCCGCCTTTGGATCTTGAATACCCCTTCCTGGCCCGGGAGCGCCCTGCCGGTACCTACAAGGGGTTTGGCCCTGAGGACGTCGTCTACCTGATCACCCCGGACCGTTTCGCCAACGGCGACCCGCTGAACGACTCGGTGGCCGGGATGCGCGAAACCCGTGTGGATCGCGCGGATGATTACGCCCGCCACGGAGGGGATATCCGGGGGATTATCGGGCACCTGGACTATCTTTCGGAGATGGGCTTTACGGCTATCTGGCCCAGCCCGCTCCTGACCAACGATATGGAGCGGACTTCCTATCACGGGTATGCGATTACGGACCTGTACGAGGTAGACCCGCGATTCGGGACCCTGGAAGACTACCGGGAACTGGCCGACGCGGCGCGACAGCGCGGCATGAAACTCATCATGGACCAGGTGGTGAACCATATCGGGGTATCCCACTGGTGGATGGATGACCTGCCCTTCGGGAACTGGATCCACGGCCAGGCGGCCTGGGAGAAGGGCGAACCGCCCCGGGTGACGAACCATCGGCGGACCGTCAACCAGGACCCCTATGCCGCAGCCGCCGACCGCCAGCTTATGGACCGCGGCTGGTTTGTGCCTTCCATGCCCGACCTGAACCAGGACAACCCGATCCTCGCCAGGTACCTGATCCAGAATAGTATCTGGTGGATCGAGACCCTGGGGCTCGGGGGTATCCGTCAGGACACCTACCCGTACCCGGAAAAGCACTTTATGGCCCGCTGGGCAGGAGCCATCATGGCGGAGTACCCGAACTTCAATATCGTTGGGGAGGAATGGAGCTACAACCCGCTGCTGGTGGGCTACTGGCAGGACGGCGCCAACAACCGGGACGGGTATCGCTCGCACCTGAGGAGCACCATGGATTTCCCGCTACAGCGCGCCCTGGTGGAAGCCCTGCGCGCGGAGGAAGGATGGGATACCGGGCTGAACCAACTCTACGAAGCCCTGGCAAACGATTTTCACTACGCCCGGCCGGCCGACCTGCTTTTCTTTGGCGACAACCACGACATGGACCGGCTCTTTACGCAGCTGGGGCGGGATATCCGGTTGACGGAAATGGCCCTGGCCTTTATCCTGACAGCGCCCCGAACCCCCCAGGTTTACTACGGGACGGAAATCCTGATGGACAATTCGGAGAAGCCCGGCGACCACGGGAGGATTCGTTCGGATTTTCCCGGGGGATGGGAGGGGGATGCGGTGAATGCATTTACGGGCGAGGGGCTTTCGCCGGCCCAGCTTGGGATGCAGGAAAGCCTGCGCAAACTGCTGCAATACCGGAAGGACAGCCGGGCCATTCAGGCCGGAGAAACCACCCATTTTGCCCCGGAGGACGGGGTGTACCTGATGGCCCGTGTCCTGGGGGATGAAACGGTGGTACTCGTGATAAACAAAAACGAGGGCCCCGTGCTGCTGGATACCGGGCGTTTTGGCGAACTCGGCCTTGGGGGCGAACAACTGCGGAACGTCCTTACCGGGGCCGGTATACTCTGGGCCGATTCCGTATCTTTACCGCGTAGGGGCGCCTACGTGTTTACCACCCGCCAATAA
- a CDS encoding alpha-amylase family glycosyl hydrolase, whose translation MKSILSVILSSLLLASCGQERHADGGPKDITAMKKPHKAVVYQVFTRLFGNTQTTNKPWGTLEENGVGKFADFTPEALRAIRDLGVTHIWYTGVPHHALVTDYSDYGISPDDPDVIKGRAGSPYAVKDYYNVNPDLATDPANRLEEFRALVRRTHKAGMQVIIDIVPNHVARNYEGATTPEGSQPFGADDDTSVAYRPDNDFYYIPGEAFRVPEWRDGYQPLGGQPHPLADGRYEEDPARWTGNGSRLAQPDMNDWYETIKVNYGVSPDGAYAFDTLPGEYAERDVAAHQAFWEGREVPPSWQKFRDIALFWIGLGVDGFRYDMAEMVPVEFWSYLNSGIKAANPEAFLMAEVYNPGLYREYIHKGKMDYLYDKVELYDSLKHIMKGYGWTDHIPVVLRGQTDIEHHLLHFLENHDEQRIASPEFAGDARLGMPAMVVSATLTTSPTMVYFGQEVGEPGAEDAGFGKPSRTSIFDYIGVPHHQRWMNGGAFDGGASTDSEKALRDFYSRLLNFTVGSRALMGAYADIHYYNKEHTPGYDHRVYSFVRWEGSDRLVIVSNFEKDRSYAFDLRLPGELIREWGLSDGTYPLQEMLYGNKSSQLKVAGAAGTVALELDPLESLILRLPE comes from the coding sequence ATGAAATCGATCCTTTCCGTCATCCTGTCTTCGCTTCTTCTGGCCTCCTGCGGTCAGGAGCGGCACGCCGATGGCGGGCCAAAAGATATCACTGCCATGAAGAAACCACACAAAGCGGTTGTCTACCAGGTTTTCACCCGTTTGTTCGGGAATACCCAAACCACCAACAAACCCTGGGGGACGCTGGAAGAGAATGGGGTGGGCAAGTTTGCGGACTTTACCCCGGAAGCCCTCAGGGCCATCCGGGACTTGGGGGTGACCCATATCTGGTACACGGGCGTGCCCCACCACGCCCTGGTCACGGATTACTCGGACTACGGCATCTCCCCGGACGACCCGGATGTAATCAAAGGACGGGCGGGGTCCCCGTACGCAGTAAAGGATTATTACAACGTGAACCCGGACCTGGCCACCGACCCGGCCAACCGCCTGGAGGAGTTTCGTGCCCTGGTCCGCCGGACCCATAAGGCGGGCATGCAGGTCATTATCGACATCGTGCCAAACCACGTGGCCCGGAATTACGAAGGGGCCACCACGCCCGAGGGTTCGCAGCCGTTTGGGGCGGATGACGACACCTCTGTAGCCTACCGCCCGGACAACGATTTCTACTACATCCCCGGGGAAGCCTTCCGGGTACCCGAATGGCGGGATGGTTACCAGCCGCTCGGGGGGCAACCGCACCCATTGGCAGACGGCCGCTATGAGGAAGACCCGGCACGGTGGACCGGCAACGGCTCCCGCCTGGCCCAGCCCGATATGAACGACTGGTATGAAACGATCAAGGTAAATTACGGGGTATCCCCGGATGGGGCCTATGCCTTCGACACGCTGCCGGGGGAGTATGCGGAAAGGGATGTCGCCGCCCACCAGGCCTTTTGGGAAGGGCGGGAAGTACCCCCGAGCTGGCAGAAGTTCCGGGACATCGCCCTGTTCTGGATCGGGCTGGGCGTGGACGGCTTCCGCTACGACATGGCCGAGATGGTCCCGGTTGAATTCTGGAGCTATCTGAATTCCGGCATCAAGGCGGCCAACCCGGAGGCTTTTCTCATGGCAGAGGTTTACAACCCGGGGCTTTACCGCGAATACATCCATAAGGGGAAGATGGACTACCTCTACGACAAGGTGGAGCTCTACGACAGCCTGAAGCACATAATGAAGGGATACGGCTGGACGGACCACATCCCGGTGGTCCTTCGCGGACAAACGGACATTGAACACCACCTGCTGCACTTCCTGGAAAACCACGATGAGCAGCGAATCGCCTCCCCGGAATTTGCCGGGGACGCCAGGCTCGGCATGCCGGCCATGGTGGTCTCGGCCACCCTGACCACTTCGCCGACCATGGTGTATTTTGGCCAGGAGGTCGGGGAGCCGGGGGCTGAGGATGCCGGGTTTGGCAAACCCTCCCGCACTTCCATCTTTGATTATATCGGGGTGCCCCACCACCAGCGCTGGATGAATGGCGGGGCCTTTGACGGGGGCGCATCCACCGATTCGGAAAAAGCGCTCCGCGACTTCTACAGCCGCCTGCTCAATTTCACGGTCGGCAGCCGTGCCCTCATGGGGGCATATGCCGACATCCATTACTACAACAAAGAACACACCCCGGGCTACGACCACCGGGTGTATTCCTTCGTTCGCTGGGAAGGGTCCGACCGGCTGGTAATCGTCAGCAATTTTGAGAAGGACCGTTCCTACGCATTCGATCTGCGGCTCCCCGGGGAGCTGATCCGGGAGTGGGGGTTATCCGACGGGACCTATCCGCTGCAGGAAATGTTGTACGGGAACAAGAGTTCGCAGTTAAAAGTGGCAGGTGCGGCAGGGACGGTAGCCCTGGAACTCGACCCGCTGGAATCGCTGATCCTCCGGTTGCCGGAATAA
- a CDS encoding glycerophosphodiester phosphodiesterase, translated as MRYFWALILTLMMNACISTGNKPLVIGHRGAMGYETENSIASVQKALDLGVDMIEIDVFRIKSGEIAVFHDETVDELTNGGGRIEEYNAFDLRQLILEGRHRIPLLQDVLKTIKAQVPLNIELKGAGTSDRVNFITDYYIREMGWTADQFLISSFNWDELREFRRIDPEARIAVLTDGDPLEALEVARELGAEAINPHAGSLTPENTAAMKEAGFRVYAWTVNDRARFDALAEMGVDGVFTDYPDRMQ; from the coding sequence ATGCGATATTTTTGGGCCCTGATCCTGACCCTGATGATGAATGCATGTATATCTACCGGAAACAAGCCCCTGGTCATCGGCCACCGGGGCGCCATGGGATATGAGACGGAAAACTCCATCGCGTCCGTCCAGAAAGCGCTCGACCTGGGGGTCGACATGATCGAAATTGACGTCTTCCGGATCAAAAGCGGGGAGATTGCCGTTTTCCACGACGAAACCGTGGACGAGCTGACCAACGGCGGAGGCCGTATTGAAGAATACAATGCATTCGACCTGCGCCAGCTGATCCTCGAGGGCCGCCACCGGATACCGTTGCTGCAGGACGTCCTGAAAACGATCAAGGCACAGGTTCCCCTCAATATCGAACTCAAGGGTGCCGGCACTTCCGACCGGGTCAACTTTATTACGGACTACTACATCCGGGAAATGGGTTGGACGGCCGACCAGTTCCTGATTTCCAGTTTTAACTGGGACGAACTGCGCGAATTCCGGCGGATCGACCCGGAGGCGCGCATAGCCGTACTAACGGACGGGGACCCCCTGGAGGCGCTGGAGGTAGCCCGGGAGCTCGGGGCCGAGGCGATCAACCCGCATGCCGGGTCGCTGACCCCGGAGAATACTGCAGCCATGAAGGAGGCAGGGTTCAGGGTGTACGCCTGGACGGTCAATGACCGGGCCCGTTTTGATGCCCTGGCAGAAATGGGCGTGGACGGGGTATTTACCGACTATCCGGACCGGATGCAATAA
- a CDS encoding BaiN/RdsA family NAD(P)/FAD-dependent oxidoreductase, protein MYDLLVIGGGAAGFYGAIHAARREPGMRIAILEQNKEFLSKVRISGGGRCNVTHRPLEPAVLAGNYPRGNKELIGPFHTHASREVMAFFESLGIPLKTEGDGRVFPQSDQSESVISALLEEARKLGIRMETRCRVTGIAEAPEGSGWSVATGSGDFQSRYLLVAPGGSRPVWALLAGLGLRIIPPVPSLFTFRIDDTRLNGLQGISAPGQVAVLPPGGDEAPVAQTNYRKAARKGELQAEGPILITHWGLSGPAVLKLSAWGARLFAATGYRFRIRVNWMPEYHKGSLPDFLEQVRQADGPRLVSRSRASGLPSRLWARLVEAAGIPADRRWAELSRPGLHRLAAQLTDSEFAVDGKSTFKEEFVTAGGVSRKEIDFRTFECRKLPGMYLAGEVLDVDAVTGGFNFQNAWTGAFLAASAIAGATASQARTK, encoded by the coding sequence ATGTACGACCTGCTGGTTATAGGGGGCGGTGCCGCCGGGTTTTACGGGGCCATCCATGCAGCGCGGCGGGAGCCCGGGATGCGCATTGCCATCCTGGAACAAAACAAGGAATTCCTTTCCAAGGTACGAATCTCCGGAGGGGGGCGGTGCAATGTGACGCACCGGCCTCTGGAACCGGCTGTCCTCGCCGGCAATTACCCCCGTGGGAACAAGGAATTGATCGGACCTTTCCACACCCATGCCAGCCGGGAGGTAATGGCCTTTTTTGAATCCCTGGGAATCCCGCTCAAGACGGAAGGGGACGGCCGGGTTTTTCCGCAAAGCGATCAATCGGAAAGTGTAATTTCTGCCCTGCTGGAAGAGGCGCGGAAACTGGGAATCCGGATGGAGACGCGTTGCCGGGTCACGGGGATAGCGGAAGCGCCCGAAGGCTCCGGATGGTCGGTGGCCACCGGGAGCGGGGATTTCCAAAGTCGTTACCTGTTGGTGGCGCCTGGGGGCAGCCGGCCGGTATGGGCCCTGCTGGCAGGCCTGGGCCTGCGAATCATCCCGCCCGTACCTTCCCTGTTTACGTTCCGTATCGACGATACAAGGCTCAACGGGCTACAGGGAATTTCTGCCCCCGGTCAAGTGGCAGTCCTCCCGCCCGGCGGAGACGAGGCGCCGGTTGCACAGACTAATTACAGAAAAGCGGCGCGGAAGGGCGAGTTACAAGCCGAAGGCCCGATTTTGATAACCCACTGGGGGCTGAGCGGTCCGGCTGTCCTGAAGCTTTCGGCCTGGGGTGCCCGGTTGTTTGCCGCTACCGGCTATCGGTTCCGGATTCGGGTGAACTGGATGCCGGAATACCACAAGGGTTCCCTGCCGGATTTCCTGGAACAGGTGCGGCAGGCAGACGGACCCCGACTGGTATCCCGTAGCCGCGCTTCGGGACTTCCATCCCGGCTTTGGGCGCGGCTGGTGGAAGCGGCGGGCATCCCGGCAGACCGCCGATGGGCAGAGCTGTCCCGACCCGGGCTTCACCGGTTGGCTGCCCAGTTGACGGATTCTGAATTTGCCGTGGATGGAAAAAGCACCTTCAAGGAAGAATTTGTAACCGCAGGGGGCGTTTCCCGGAAGGAGATCGATTTCAGGACTTTTGAATGCCGCAAACTACCCGGTATGTACCTGGCTGGCGAGGTCCTGGACGTGGATGCGGTCACCGGGGGGTTTAATTTCCAGAATGCGTGGACCGGTGCCTTTCTCGCGGCATCGGCCATTGCCGGGGCAACAGCATCTCAGGCGAGGACCAAATAG
- a CDS encoding MIP/aquaporin family protein, with amino-acid sequence MTPFTAEFIGTFLLILLGCGVVANVVLEGTKGNGGGWMVITTGWAFAVFVGVVVASPYSGAHINPAVTVGLAAAGEFPWEDVPPYLLAQLLGAMLGAFLVWVMHKDHFAQTADSSLKLAVFSTEPAIMNKPINLLCEAVGTFVLVFTVLYFTDASLSEPETVIGLGSLGALPVALLVWGIGLSLGGTTGYAINPARDLGPRIIHSLVPIRNRRTDHWGYSWVPILGPLLGGLLAAAAYLVLA; translated from the coding sequence ATGACACCGTTTACAGCAGAATTTATCGGCACATTCTTATTGATCCTCCTCGGGTGCGGGGTAGTTGCCAATGTGGTCCTCGAAGGCACGAAGGGGAATGGAGGCGGCTGGATGGTGATTACCACGGGATGGGCTTTTGCCGTTTTTGTAGGAGTGGTCGTGGCCAGCCCGTACAGCGGGGCGCATATCAACCCGGCCGTAACGGTAGGGTTGGCTGCCGCCGGGGAATTCCCCTGGGAAGATGTCCCCCCCTACCTGCTAGCCCAGCTGCTCGGGGCCATGCTGGGAGCCTTCCTGGTCTGGGTAATGCACAAGGACCACTTCGCCCAAACGGCGGACAGCAGCCTGAAACTCGCGGTATTCAGCACGGAACCTGCCATCATGAACAAACCCATCAACCTGCTCTGCGAAGCTGTGGGGACCTTTGTCCTGGTTTTTACCGTCCTCTACTTTACGGATGCCTCCTTAAGCGAGCCGGAAACGGTGATCGGGCTGGGTTCCCTGGGGGCCCTTCCCGTGGCCCTGCTGGTTTGGGGTATCGGCCTGAGCCTGGGCGGGACCACCGGATATGCCATCAACCCGGCCCGCGACCTGGGCCCGCGCATCATCCACAGCCTGGTGCCCATCCGCAACCGAAGGACGGACCACTGGGGGTATAGCTGGGTACCCATCCTCGGACCCTTGCTCGGCGGGCTGCTCGCGGCTGCAGCCTATTTGGTCCTCGCCTGA